In Chitinophaga nivalis, a single genomic region encodes these proteins:
- a CDS encoding glycosyltransferase, translated as MHFFLIILIGLALGYGVLILWYSLGWKRLKKFHPVSPQPGHTKVTVIIPARNEADNLPALLDALQHQTYTTTLLEIIIIDDFSTDDTAAVVQRCKAANIHLLRLSDHLDITQRLNSYKKRAIEMAIGRAAGDLIVTTDADCVMSPRWIETMVQCYEQYRPRFIAAPVCFYKEFNFFKKLQSLDFMTMQGITAAAAELAAGTMCNGANLAYEKKAFYEVGGFTGIDNIASGDDMLLMYKIYSAYPDGVMYLKSEDAIVRTLPVDTLRDFMNQRIRWSSKADKYEDKRITWVLFLVYLFNAGLLIMGAIALFLPVWWPWFLILLLFKVTVELYFLLPVARFFNKTELLVWFIPGQLFHIPYIVIAGWLGKFGSYQWKGRQVK; from the coding sequence ATGCACTTTTTTTTGATAATATTGATTGGATTGGCGTTGGGCTATGGCGTACTGATATTGTGGTATAGTCTCGGCTGGAAGCGTTTGAAAAAGTTTCATCCGGTATCGCCGCAGCCTGGTCACACTAAGGTTACGGTCATTATTCCGGCGCGGAACGAAGCCGATAATCTGCCGGCTTTACTGGATGCGCTGCAACACCAGACTTATACGACTACGCTGCTGGAGATCATTATCATAGACGATTTTTCTACAGATGATACCGCTGCTGTCGTGCAGCGTTGTAAAGCGGCCAATATCCACCTGTTGCGTTTATCTGATCACCTGGATATCACGCAGCGGCTCAACTCCTATAAAAAACGGGCCATAGAAATGGCCATCGGGCGGGCTGCCGGCGATCTCATTGTTACCACCGACGCGGATTGCGTGATGTCGCCCCGCTGGATAGAAACCATGGTGCAATGTTATGAGCAATATCGTCCGCGGTTTATTGCGGCACCGGTATGTTTTTATAAAGAATTCAACTTCTTCAAAAAGCTGCAGTCGCTGGATTTTATGACGATGCAGGGGATCACCGCTGCGGCAGCCGAACTGGCCGCCGGTACCATGTGCAATGGCGCTAACCTGGCGTATGAAAAGAAAGCTTTTTATGAAGTGGGCGGATTTACCGGTATCGACAATATCGCTTCCGGCGATGATATGTTGCTGATGTACAAGATCTATAGCGCTTATCCGGATGGTGTGATGTACCTGAAAAGTGAAGACGCTATCGTACGCACTTTACCTGTGGATACCCTGAGAGACTTCATGAACCAGCGTATCCGCTGGTCTTCCAAAGCTGATAAATATGAAGATAAAAGGATTACCTGGGTATTATTCCTGGTATATCTGTTTAATGCCGGTTTACTGATAATGGGCGCCATTGCCTTATTCCTGCCGGTATGGTGGCCGTGGTTCCTGATTCTGCTGTTGTTTAAAGTAACAGTGGAGCTTTATTTCCTGTTGCCGGTAGCTCGTTTTTTCAATAAAACAGAGCTGCTCGTGTGGTTTATTCCCGGCCAGTTATTTCATATTCCTTATATTGTAATAGCCGGCTGGCTGGGCAAGTTTGGCAGTTATCAATGGAAGGGCCGCCAGGTAAAATAA
- a CDS encoding acyl-CoA dehydrogenase family protein, protein MDATVENKTALKGAEFLVKESAPEEVFTPEDFSEEQLMIKDMADQFISKEVTPVVERLDKLEEGLMPSLLEKAGEQGLLGASFPEEYGGLGKDFVTATIINEGLGAGHSFSVAMAAHTGIGSLPILYFGTEEQKQKYIPKLATGEMKGAYALTEPDSGSDALGARTTAKLTDDGKHYVLNGQKSWITNSGFADVFTVFAKIDGDKFTAFIVDKGTPGFTLGAEEHKMGIKGSSTRQIYFQDAKVPVENVLGVIGKGHLIAFNILNIGRLKLCAAALGAAKKCINTSVQYANTRFQFKQPIANFGAIKYKLAEMVIRTWTAESALFRTAQLIDDKEKELFAEGKPFNEALLGAAEEYAVECAILKVNGSEVLDYVVDEGVQIHGGNGFSDEYIISKAYRDSRINRIFEGTNEINRLLALDMTLKRAMKGKLDLMNPAMNVMKELMSIPEFGNDDESAFSKERKLITNFKKAILMTAGAAAQKLMAKLENEQEVLMDIADMAIETFVAESALLRLIKLTQRKGEAAASLQADIVRTFIYDAADRINKSGKDAINAFAEGDEQRMMLLGLKRFTKTEPFNAKDARRRIADQLIADNKYAW, encoded by the coding sequence ATGGACGCAACAGTAGAAAATAAGACTGCGCTCAAAGGCGCAGAGTTCCTCGTAAAGGAAAGTGCTCCTGAAGAAGTGTTTACCCCCGAAGACTTTTCGGAAGAGCAACTGATGATTAAAGACATGGCCGACCAATTCATCAGTAAAGAAGTTACCCCCGTTGTAGAACGGTTAGATAAACTGGAAGAAGGCCTCATGCCATCACTCCTGGAAAAAGCAGGCGAACAGGGTTTACTGGGCGCATCGTTTCCGGAAGAATATGGCGGACTGGGCAAGGATTTCGTTACTGCCACCATCATTAACGAAGGCCTGGGTGCTGGTCACTCTTTTTCTGTTGCCATGGCTGCACATACGGGTATAGGATCCCTGCCTATCCTGTACTTTGGTACAGAAGAACAAAAACAAAAATATATTCCCAAACTGGCTACCGGAGAGATGAAAGGTGCCTATGCCCTCACGGAACCTGATTCCGGCTCCGACGCGCTCGGCGCCAGAACCACCGCCAAACTGACCGACGACGGCAAACACTATGTGCTGAACGGACAGAAAAGCTGGATCACCAACTCTGGTTTTGCTGATGTGTTTACGGTATTTGCCAAAATAGACGGCGATAAATTCACGGCATTTATTGTTGACAAAGGTACACCTGGATTTACCCTGGGAGCAGAAGAACATAAAATGGGGATCAAAGGATCTTCCACCCGCCAGATCTATTTCCAGGATGCCAAAGTTCCTGTGGAAAATGTATTGGGCGTTATCGGTAAAGGTCACCTCATTGCCTTCAACATCCTGAATATCGGCCGGCTGAAACTTTGCGCAGCTGCCCTCGGCGCCGCCAAAAAATGTATCAATACCTCCGTACAATACGCCAATACCCGCTTTCAGTTCAAACAACCGATCGCTAATTTCGGCGCTATCAAATACAAACTGGCTGAAATGGTCATCCGTACCTGGACAGCCGAATCAGCCCTGTTCCGCACGGCGCAGCTGATTGATGACAAAGAAAAAGAACTGTTTGCAGAAGGCAAACCATTCAACGAAGCCCTGTTGGGAGCAGCAGAAGAATATGCTGTAGAATGTGCCATCCTGAAAGTAAATGGTTCTGAAGTACTCGACTACGTAGTGGATGAAGGCGTACAGATTCATGGTGGTAACGGATTCAGTGATGAATACATCATCTCCAAAGCCTACCGCGATTCCCGCATCAACCGCATCTTTGAAGGTACCAACGAAATCAACCGCCTCCTCGCACTCGACATGACACTGAAACGTGCCATGAAAGGCAAGCTGGATCTGATGAATCCGGCTATGAATGTGATGAAGGAACTGATGAGTATTCCCGAATTTGGTAACGATGATGAAAGTGCGTTCAGCAAAGAAAGAAAACTGATCACCAACTTCAAGAAAGCCATTCTGATGACTGCCGGCGCTGCTGCGCAGAAACTCATGGCGAAACTTGAAAATGAACAGGAAGTACTGATGGACATTGCAGATATGGCCATCGAAACCTTTGTGGCTGAAAGCGCCCTCTTACGCCTGATCAAACTCACCCAGCGTAAAGGCGAAGCGGCAGCTTCCCTGCAGGCCGACATCGTTCGCACCTTTATTTATGATGCGGCAGACCGTATCAATAAATCCGGTAAAGATGCCATCAATGCATTTGCCGAAGGCGACGAACAACGCATGATGTTACTGGGCCTGAAACGCTTTACCAAAACAGAACCATTCAATGCAAAAGATGCCCGCAGAAGAATAGCGGATCAGCTGATTGCAGACAACAAATACGCCTGGTAA
- a CDS encoding ABC transporter permease, producing MSDFTSSWKRLRRNKGAVAGLLVIALSVIVALTAYLIAPDHTPDANRMVLEVEGQHPGFRVHMLAMKKTQPVTPVSFFHQLLYGRESDVTWTPVRSWAFRDSVLVIQRYVDESTTREETLSLVQIWYGEPPSAPLPASELQQLISRERIFSCTYWLGTDKFGRDILSRLLVGTRVSLGVGCIAVIISLSIGVLLGALAGYFRGRTDDLVMWLVNVIWAMPALLLVFALTLALGKGFWQVFIAVGLTMWVGVARIIRGQILSLRELEFVEAARALGYGHLRIIFRHMLPNIMGPVMVVAAGNFATAIVVEAGLSFLGVGVQPPQPSWGLMIKENYNFIITHNPLLALAPGTAIMLLVLAFNLLGNGLRDALDVRSKI from the coding sequence TTGTCGGATTTTACATCATCATGGAAACGGCTCCGCCGTAATAAAGGCGCGGTAGCCGGACTGCTGGTCATTGCCTTGTCAGTGATTGTGGCGCTAACCGCCTATCTGATAGCGCCGGATCATACGCCGGATGCCAACCGGATGGTACTGGAAGTAGAAGGGCAGCATCCCGGATTCAGGGTACACATGCTGGCCATGAAAAAAACGCAGCCGGTGACGCCGGTCTCTTTTTTCCATCAGTTATTATATGGTCGCGAATCAGATGTAACGTGGACGCCTGTACGTTCCTGGGCGTTCCGGGATAGTGTACTGGTGATACAACGTTATGTGGATGAATCTACCACGCGGGAAGAAACCTTGTCCCTGGTACAGATCTGGTATGGAGAGCCGCCATCGGCGCCGCTGCCGGCCAGTGAATTACAGCAGCTGATCAGCCGGGAACGTATTTTTTCCTGTACTTACTGGCTCGGTACCGATAAATTCGGCCGGGATATCCTGAGTCGGTTGCTGGTAGGTACCCGGGTGAGTCTGGGAGTGGGGTGTATTGCCGTAATTATATCACTTAGTATCGGTGTGTTGCTGGGGGCACTGGCCGGCTACTTTCGCGGTCGTACAGACGATCTGGTGATGTGGCTGGTGAATGTAATATGGGCGATGCCCGCCCTGCTGCTGGTATTTGCCCTTACGCTGGCATTGGGAAAAGGTTTCTGGCAGGTATTCATTGCTGTGGGGCTCACCATGTGGGTAGGCGTTGCCCGGATTATCCGCGGCCAGATACTCTCCCTGCGGGAGTTGGAGTTTGTAGAAGCTGCCCGCGCATTGGGTTATGGGCACCTGCGTATCATTTTCCGGCATATGTTGCCCAACATTATGGGACCCGTGATGGTGGTAGCTGCCGGTAATTTTGCTACGGCCATTGTGGTAGAGGCAGGGCTCAGCTTTCTGGGGGTAGGCGTGCAGCCACCGCAGCCTTCCTGGGGCCTGATGATCAAAGAGAACTATAACTTCATTATTACCCATAATCCATTGCTGGCATTGGCGCCAGGGACTGCCATTATGTTGCTGGTACTGGCTTTTAACCTGCTGGGGAACGGATTGCGGGATGCCCTGGATGTGAGAAGTAAAATTTGA
- a CDS encoding alpha/beta fold hydrolase, whose amino-acid sequence MSDFYLPYLKSRFHGTREGTGTQLMICLHGFGESAAHFHPLVAGLGDVFTLIALDMPLHGSTRWEEARAFEKADLTAIVQTILEQEGKERFTLLGYSMGGRLALCLLETMAGRIDGLIMLAADGLRNNPWHMFVTQTSIGNRLFKYNTYHPRIFFTLLHTWRKLGLINQSIYKFALHRMNETAKRELVYSVWTNMRRMMPDKKHCKQLLARYNVLTLLIFGKYDRVIPPVLGTRFADGTFPHKMLVLEKGHQLISVQLGFIIKSNL is encoded by the coding sequence ATGTCTGATTTCTACCTGCCATACCTGAAAAGCCGCTTTCACGGAACCCGTGAAGGTACCGGTACACAGCTCATGATATGTTTACATGGCTTCGGGGAAAGTGCGGCCCACTTTCATCCGCTGGTAGCCGGACTGGGAGATGTCTTTACCCTGATTGCACTGGACATGCCACTGCATGGCAGCACCCGTTGGGAAGAAGCGCGGGCGTTTGAAAAAGCAGACCTGACGGCGATTGTACAGACAATATTGGAGCAGGAAGGAAAAGAACGGTTTACTTTACTGGGGTACAGCATGGGAGGGCGGCTGGCGCTTTGCCTGCTGGAAACGATGGCCGGCCGGATAGACGGGCTCATTATGCTGGCGGCAGATGGTTTGCGGAATAACCCCTGGCATATGTTTGTGACACAAACAAGTATCGGTAACCGGCTCTTTAAATACAATACCTATCATCCCCGTATATTTTTCACCTTACTGCACACCTGGCGTAAGCTGGGGTTGATTAATCAAAGCATCTACAAGTTCGCCCTGCACCGGATGAATGAAACCGCCAAGCGGGAACTGGTTTACAGCGTGTGGACGAATATGCGGAGAATGATGCCGGATAAAAAACATTGTAAACAATTATTAGCCCGTTATAACGTTTTAACACTCCTGATATTCGGGAAGTATGACCGCGTTATTCCTCCTGTACTGGGTACCCGTTTTGCCGATGGAACGTTTCCACACAAAATGCTGGTACTGGAGAAGGGGCACCAGCTGATATCCGTACAGCTGGGCTTTATCATCAAATCAAATCTTTGA
- a CDS encoding N-acetylmuramoyl-L-alanine amidase, which translates to MKPSVQFFLQFFFALSLPFLASGQASIRLNQPAREQNNVNTGKQFIAGRTCTGCKVRINNDTVHVYSTNTFAVRYDLPTGRSTFTITAEDPNGETYTKNITYYYNPSPAPAATSIFRIDFAEVSPSGNVQLSAGDTLRVKMKGYPGAAATWFDHVPLLEMPAAQTGGVPGYYSGYYVIQPADSLLNGKLRFTLRNQAGETAVLNSTYRYTVMRNDIPLTGRTLDKMTYLTASPHGDRLGPDKIGYLDKDVLLQVSGKQGDYYKVRLSSKTTAFIPEPLLDTEIPQEHPSISIATDAKIWGDEKSDYVSVALSDKLPYLSSQSVSPGKIIVDIHGAYSEQGLNTLLQNTREITSVAWQQPTHDVLRMIISLKHMPWGYQVYYEGNRITVKVKRVPERLSLRGLTIGLDPGHGGGNPGASGLTGASEKQLTLILSMQLKAALEREGATVIATRTTDRFVANEERLSFFRQINPDILLSIHLNSSANPVDAHGTATYYKHTFCEPLNAAIHRRLVETGLRDFGNNNGFNFILNNPTEFPDALVETLFLSNPGDEEKVLDPAFQQKMVEKIVLGIKDYLQRAAQ; encoded by the coding sequence ATGAAGCCATCAGTACAATTTTTTCTACAGTTTTTTTTTGCATTAAGCCTTCCATTTCTGGCCTCCGGCCAGGCTTCCATACGCCTTAACCAACCGGCCAGGGAACAAAACAATGTTAATACAGGTAAACAATTTATTGCCGGCCGCACCTGCACCGGCTGTAAAGTAAGGATCAATAACGATACCGTACACGTATACAGTACCAACACCTTTGCAGTAAGGTATGACCTTCCCACCGGCAGAAGTACGTTCACCATCACCGCAGAAGATCCTAACGGTGAAACCTACACGAAAAACATTACCTATTATTATAATCCTTCACCAGCACCTGCAGCTACCAGCATATTCCGGATAGACTTCGCAGAAGTAAGCCCCAGCGGAAACGTTCAGCTATCGGCAGGCGATACCCTGCGTGTTAAAATGAAAGGCTATCCCGGTGCGGCGGCTACCTGGTTCGACCATGTTCCCCTGCTGGAAATGCCTGCTGCACAAACCGGCGGTGTACCCGGTTACTACAGCGGGTATTATGTCATTCAGCCCGCCGACTCGCTCCTCAACGGAAAGCTGCGCTTTACCCTGCGCAATCAGGCCGGAGAAACCGCTGTATTAAACAGTACCTATCGTTACACCGTCATGCGGAATGACATACCGCTCACCGGCCGTACCCTCGACAAAATGACGTATCTCACGGCCAGTCCGCACGGCGACCGCCTGGGACCTGATAAAATCGGCTATCTCGATAAAGACGTGTTATTGCAGGTAAGCGGCAAACAGGGGGATTATTATAAAGTCCGGCTATCTTCCAAAACAACGGCCTTTATTCCGGAGCCGCTGCTCGATACAGAGATACCACAGGAACATCCCTCCATTAGTATCGCAACAGATGCTAAAATATGGGGCGATGAAAAATCGGATTATGTTTCCGTAGCCTTGTCAGACAAACTACCCTATCTCTCCAGCCAGTCTGTTTCCCCCGGTAAAATCATTGTAGACATTCACGGCGCCTACAGCGAACAAGGACTAAATACCCTGTTGCAGAACACCCGTGAGATTACTTCCGTAGCCTGGCAACAGCCCACGCATGATGTACTCCGGATGATCATCTCCCTGAAACATATGCCCTGGGGTTATCAGGTATACTATGAAGGCAACCGTATAACGGTAAAGGTTAAACGTGTACCGGAAAGATTATCTCTGCGCGGCCTTACCATCGGGCTGGACCCCGGCCATGGTGGTGGAAATCCGGGTGCTTCCGGACTTACCGGCGCTTCCGAAAAACAACTGACGCTTATTTTGTCTATGCAGCTGAAAGCCGCCCTGGAAAGAGAAGGCGCTACTGTGATTGCTACCCGTACCACCGATAGGTTTGTCGCCAATGAAGAGCGGCTGTCGTTTTTCCGGCAAATCAACCCCGACATCCTGTTAAGTATTCACCTGAATTCGTCTGCCAATCCGGTAGATGCCCATGGTACTGCTACTTACTATAAACACACGTTCTGTGAACCGCTGAATGCGGCCATCCACCGGCGGCTGGTAGAAACCGGATTACGGGATTTCGGCAACAACAACGGTTTTAACTTCATCCTCAATAATCCCACAGAGTTTCCGGATGCGCTGGTAGAAACCCTCTTCCTCAGTAATCCGGGCGATGAAGAAAAAGTATTGGACCCGGCATTTCAGCAAAAGATGGTCGAAAAAATCGTGTTGGGTATCAAAGACTACCTGCAACGGGCAGCCCAATAA
- the gldC gene encoding gliding motility protein GldC, with amino-acid sequence MSKTSTIKIQVGLDDNKVPETIEWSATDNKEERMIKAKGMMVSFWDSAEKAALRIDLWTKDMMVDEMADFFFQTMMTMADTYSRATPYKDQADDIRVFAKSFLKKFQEKQEAEGK; translated from the coding sequence ATGAGTAAAACATCTACCATAAAGATCCAAGTGGGTCTGGACGATAATAAAGTGCCCGAGACGATTGAATGGAGCGCTACAGATAATAAGGAAGAACGGATGATCAAAGCCAAAGGGATGATGGTATCCTTCTGGGATAGTGCCGAAAAAGCAGCGCTGCGTATCGATTTGTGGACAAAGGATATGATGGTGGATGAAATGGCCGATTTCTTTTTCCAGACCATGATGACCATGGCAGATACCTATAGCCGGGCCACTCCTTATAAAGATCAGGCAGACGATATCCGTGTTTTTGCCAAAAGCTTTCTGAAGAAATTCCAGGAAAAACAGGAAGCAGAAGGAAAATAA
- a CDS encoding glycosyltransferase family 4 protein, whose product MQIAVIAACLRQDMPADTGRVATEIILAMCRQQPAHQFICFFDGDIPAGLNFPANVTTVVVPLKGEKPWHLYWWLEWQLPRAMKAYRPDLMIGLDGTLPLRSKIPGIILLRDLSFLRDAGLQPVLQQRRLKKNLDKYLARASRIVVLSDTVKEELSRHAPAIKDKIVRVTPGVSPLYQPLEWESREAVKREFTGSAEYFLVAGSLHPRNNIIPVLKAFSALKRRQRSNIRLVLAGSLTEAGADIATALQSYKFRQDVVWLEHLDESTLARLTGAAYALVYTARLDGLPLAVYAAGRCQVPVIALDGAAVREAGGEAVLYTDPANLDDLAEKMSLLYKDEQLRSRLLAKIPPVMPAEGWEQAAGEIGTLLTGG is encoded by the coding sequence ATGCAAATTGCTGTTATTGCTGCTTGTTTAAGACAGGATATGCCTGCTGATACCGGGCGGGTGGCTACTGAAATAATTTTAGCCATGTGCCGGCAGCAGCCTGCACATCAATTCATCTGTTTTTTTGATGGAGATATTCCTGCCGGACTTAATTTCCCGGCCAATGTGACTACGGTAGTAGTGCCATTGAAGGGAGAAAAGCCCTGGCACCTTTACTGGTGGCTGGAGTGGCAGTTGCCCCGGGCGATGAAAGCTTACCGGCCTGATCTGATGATTGGCTTGGATGGTACATTGCCGCTGCGGAGCAAAATTCCTGGCATTATCCTGCTCCGGGACCTTTCTTTCCTGCGGGATGCCGGACTACAGCCGGTTTTGCAGCAGCGGAGATTAAAAAAGAACCTGGATAAATACCTGGCGCGGGCCAGCCGTATCGTGGTATTATCAGATACCGTGAAAGAGGAGCTAAGCCGGCATGCGCCAGCCATAAAAGATAAAATAGTACGGGTGACTCCAGGAGTAAGCCCGTTATATCAGCCGCTGGAATGGGAAAGCCGGGAGGCCGTGAAAAGGGAGTTTACGGGGAGTGCAGAATATTTCCTGGTAGCGGGTAGCCTGCATCCACGGAATAATATCATTCCGGTACTAAAGGCATTTTCTGCCCTGAAAAGACGGCAACGCTCCAACATCAGGCTGGTATTGGCTGGCAGCCTCACGGAGGCTGGGGCCGACATTGCCACCGCTTTGCAAAGCTATAAGTTCCGCCAGGATGTAGTGTGGCTGGAGCATTTGGACGAATCTACCCTCGCCCGGCTGACGGGAGCGGCCTATGCACTGGTGTATACTGCCCGGTTGGATGGCTTACCCTTGGCCGTATATGCCGCGGGGCGCTGTCAGGTGCCGGTGATTGCCCTGGATGGGGCTGCTGTGAGAGAAGCTGGGGGAGAGGCCGTATTATATACCGATCCGGCCAACCTGGATGACCTCGCTGAAAAAATGAGCTTATTATATAAAGATGAGCAGCTGCGGAGCCGCCTGCTGGCGAAAATACCACCGGTAATGCCTGCAGAAGGCTGGGAGCAGGCTGCTGGAGAGATTGGGACCTTGTTGACAGGGGGATAG